The Lycium barbarum isolate Lr01 chromosome 9, ASM1917538v2, whole genome shotgun sequence genome has a segment encoding these proteins:
- the LOC132611751 gene encoding uncharacterized protein LOC132611751 encodes MLKSYEGDGKTDEFDCLEDFEVYKLVFQETPIEFFDYTLVEGSEKSVLDSSTQEKDSTTAKVDLENTLEELLKEMDEFESKTWSSDNVDRKKIESLGTKVDKVVEKQQKEEMIMENGSKEVDKVKKSRSWSNLDCNNSNDNNLGSYGSMRKEKEWTRTLACKLYEERHNASTGEGMDLLWETYELDSSKSKALKFSAGKMNLGMGRPNLVKISKAIKGFGWLTKKNKVHCGDRF; translated from the exons ATGTTAAAGTCATATGAGGGTGATGGAAAAACTGATGAGTTTGATTGTTTGGAGGATTTTGAAGTTTACAAGTTGGTGTTTCAAGAAACCCCAATTGAATTCTTTGACTATACATTagttgaaggaagtgaaaaatCAGTTCTTGATTCTTCAACTCAAGAAAAAGACTCTACCACTGCCAAAGTTGATCTTGAAAATACATTGGAAGAGTTGTTGAAAGAAATGGATGAGTTTGAAAGCAAGACTTGGAGTAGTGATAATGTGGACAGGAAGAAAATTGAGTCATTGGGCACAAAGGTCGATAAAGTTGTtgaaaaacaacaaaaagaagaaatgataatggaaaatGGATCCAAGGAGGTTGATAAAGTGAAAAAGTCACGTTCTTGGAGTAATCTTGATTGCAACAACTCTAATGATAATAATCTGGGGAGTTACGGATCTATGAGGAAAGAAAAAGAGTGGACAAGGACATTAGCATGCAAACTTTATGAAGAAAGGCACAATGCTAGTACTGGTGAAGGAATGGATTTGTTATGGGAAACTTATGAATTAGACTCATCAAAGAGCAAG GCTTTAAAGTTTTCAGCTGGAAAGATGAATTTAGGAATGGGAAGGCCTAATCTTGTTAAGATTTCTAAAGCAATTAAAGGGTTTGGATGGCTCACCAAGAAAAACAAGGTCCATTGTGGAGATAGATTTTAG